One window of the Sphaerochaeta associata genome contains the following:
- a CDS encoding glycerophosphodiester phosphodiesterase, translating into MFKSFFDPMPRVVAHRGDSAHFPENTLPAFESACKMGVDVIETDVHLSKDGHLVIWHDPTLDRNTDGSGSVEDHTLEELKAFDAGYTFTTDEGKTYPFRGKGVQLCTLQDALQTCPAMCFNVDLKSEGAAIVDAFIQVIKDEHATRRVVAASFHLSNLKLLRKREPRIQTSLTTKEVIPLLALQKLHLLPKRTTARSKVIFQVPVRQWGIEVITRKFVEVMHARGAVIQVWTINDEAEMRRLYTLGVDSIMTDRPQLAIKVAVEMGLRKEDRL; encoded by the coding sequence ATGTTCAAGTCTTTCTTTGACCCTATGCCGCGCGTGGTCGCTCACCGCGGTGACAGCGCTCACTTTCCTGAAAACACCCTGCCGGCCTTTGAGAGTGCCTGTAAAATGGGCGTGGATGTAATCGAGACCGATGTACACCTGAGCAAGGATGGTCACCTGGTCATTTGGCACGACCCCACCCTGGACCGCAACACCGACGGCAGCGGCAGTGTCGAGGACCATACACTTGAAGAATTGAAGGCATTCGATGCCGGCTATACATTCACCACCGACGAGGGAAAAACCTATCCCTTCAGAGGCAAGGGTGTACAGCTGTGCACGCTTCAAGATGCTCTGCAAACTTGTCCGGCAATGTGCTTCAATGTCGATTTGAAGAGTGAAGGAGCAGCCATCGTCGATGCCTTTATTCAGGTGATCAAGGACGAGCATGCAACCAGACGCGTAGTTGCTGCATCATTCCATCTCTCCAATCTGAAACTTCTCAGAAAACGTGAACCAAGAATCCAGACCAGCCTCACCACAAAAGAAGTGATTCCTTTGCTCGCTTTACAGAAACTGCATCTCCTGCCTAAAAGGACAACTGCCAGATCCAAGGTAATTTTCCAAGTACCGGTACGCCAGTGGGGCATCGAGGTCATCACCAGGAAGTTTGTCGAGGTGATGCACGCCCGCGGGGCTGTCATCCAGGTGTGGACCATCAACGATGAAGCTGAGATGCGAAGGCTTTATACCCTTGGAGTGGACTCAATCATGACTGACAGGCCGCAGCTGGCCATCAAGGTTGCCGTAGAGATGGGATTGCGTAAAGAAGACAGGCTCTGA
- the nagB gene encoding glucosamine-6-phosphate deaminase — MRVIIQNDYENLSLWAARYIANRIRAFEPNANRPFVLGLPTGSSPLGTYAELIRLNREGYVSFANVVTFNMDEYVGLAREHEQSYYTFMWKNFFNHIDIKAENVHILDGTAKDLEEECCLYEEAIAAFGGIELFLGGIGADGHIAFNEPFSSLSSRTRIKSLTYDTKVMNSRFFEHDMNKVPSQALTVGVKTVTDSREVIILVNGHNKARALQATIEGGVSQSWTCSALQLHPKAVIVCDEAACGELKVDTYKYFKDIESENLSVAAMLK, encoded by the coding sequence ATGCGAGTCATCATCCAAAACGATTATGAGAATCTGTCCCTTTGGGCTGCACGGTATATAGCCAATAGAATCAGGGCCTTTGAACCGAATGCAAATCGACCATTTGTCCTTGGCCTTCCTACGGGATCCTCCCCGCTTGGTACCTATGCTGAATTGATCAGGCTCAATAGGGAAGGATATGTTTCCTTTGCCAATGTCGTCACCTTCAACATGGATGAGTATGTAGGGCTTGCTCGTGAGCACGAACAAAGCTACTACACCTTCATGTGGAAGAACTTCTTCAATCACATCGACATCAAGGCTGAGAATGTGCACATTCTTGATGGAACCGCCAAGGACCTGGAAGAGGAGTGTTGCTTGTATGAAGAGGCAATCGCCGCCTTCGGCGGTATCGAGCTGTTCCTTGGAGGCATCGGGGCGGACGGGCATATCGCCTTCAATGAACCCTTCTCCAGCCTGTCCAGCCGCACCCGCATCAAGAGCTTGACCTACGACACTAAGGTCATGAACAGCAGGTTTTTTGAACACGACATGAACAAGGTTCCCTCCCAGGCTTTGACGGTCGGGGTTAAGACGGTGACCGACAGCCGTGAGGTGATCATCCTGGTCAACGGTCACAACAAGGCACGTGCCTTGCAGGCCACCATCGAGGGAGGCGTCAGCCAGAGCTGGACATGCAGCGCCCTCCAACTTCATCCGAAGGCTGTCATCGTGTGCGATGAAGCGGCCTGCGGAGAGCTGAAGGTAGATACCTACAAGTACTTCAAGGACATCGAGAGCGAGAATCTCTCGGTTGCAGCGATGCTCAAGTAG
- a CDS encoding AI-2E family transporter — protein sequence MTETSSGSNKYSHIFLGILAVLAILAALKLSKDVTIPLVLSFFCFLLFSPLLRRLDKLHIPKIISVTFVMVLLLFIFVLAGWFVIMTVDTLVRLIPFYAEKVVSLDRLISSRVSEFIDLPLGTSFLSLLPVNWSSLAISSLTSISNKFLDITKVATLVYIFFLFLLLERQSVIPKLLAAVPKSKGMKIAVMFERITRQISKYLILKAVISAFTGLFFFLTAVVTGLDLPILWGVLAFIFNFIPSIGSVIITTLTIFMALIQFAPDWTNVIYVGILTISTQMILGNIIDPRLQGNQLNLSPFVILVSLSLWGFIWGIPGMFISVPLTSVLQILCANIKSLRPVAILISSGKSYQRESAKQRALERYLRKQDKLKRGEHPSAAHMAEAEDAEATNVYHKGDFVLPESFGDKK from the coding sequence ATGACAGAAACTTCGTCCGGCAGCAACAAGTATTCACACATCTTTCTGGGGATACTCGCAGTTTTAGCCATCCTTGCAGCGTTGAAGCTCTCCAAGGATGTTACCATTCCGTTGGTTCTCTCCTTCTTTTGTTTTCTTTTATTCAGCCCGCTGCTGCGTCGTCTCGATAAGTTGCATATTCCCAAGATCATCTCGGTAACATTTGTCATGGTGTTGCTTCTCTTCATATTCGTGCTGGCTGGTTGGTTTGTGATCATGACAGTGGACACGTTGGTACGTCTCATTCCCTTCTACGCCGAGAAAGTGGTTTCGCTCGACCGGCTTATTTCCAGCAGGGTGTCCGAGTTCATCGACCTGCCGCTGGGAACCAGTTTCCTCTCCCTGTTGCCGGTGAACTGGTCCAGTCTTGCGATCAGCAGCCTCACTTCCATATCGAATAAGTTCCTGGACATCACCAAGGTGGCGACCTTGGTCTACATCTTCTTCCTCTTTCTGCTTCTGGAACGGCAGAGTGTCATTCCCAAGCTGCTTGCGGCAGTGCCAAAGAGCAAGGGGATGAAGATTGCTGTGATGTTTGAACGCATCACCCGCCAGATTTCCAAGTATTTGATTCTCAAAGCTGTAATCAGTGCCTTCACCGGCTTGTTCTTCTTCCTGACTGCAGTTGTCACCGGTCTCGATTTGCCCATCCTTTGGGGTGTCTTGGCTTTTATTTTCAACTTCATTCCCTCCATCGGATCGGTCATCATCACCACCCTGACCATTTTCATGGCCCTGATCCAATTCGCTCCCGACTGGACGAACGTGATTTATGTCGGCATCCTTACGATCAGCACCCAGATGATTCTGGGAAACATCATCGACCCCCGACTGCAGGGAAACCAGCTTAATCTCTCTCCCTTCGTCATTTTGGTCTCCTTGTCCTTGTGGGGGTTCATTTGGGGTATTCCGGGAATGTTCATCTCTGTACCGCTGACCAGCGTGCTGCAGATCCTGTGTGCGAATATCAAGAGTCTCAGGCCGGTCGCCATTCTCATCTCCAGCGGGAAGAGTTACCAGCGCGAGAGTGCCAAGCAACGTGCGCTGGAACGGTATTTGCGCAAGCAGGACAAGCTCAAAAGGGGAGAGCATCCATCGGCCGCCCATATGGCCGAGGCGGAGGATGCCGAGGCGACCAACGTATACCACAAAGGCGATTTCGTACTGCCTGAGAGTTTCGGCGATAAAAAATGA
- a CDS encoding exonuclease domain-containing protein, with translation MNYVAIDFETANGYPGGACSVALARFDEEGMLLDTYYSLIHPKHPYFDPSMTAVHQLKDEECLGAPEFDMVWPAMREFIGRDLLVAHNAVFDMGVLKGCFEVYDLEARQMPYLCTLTIAKKVWPKMLSYKLAYLVDYYGMEYQAHYALDDAIMCGKMMHKLCYGHLNEMLDLRRFLITKGIEPKFIENQRKDGDFFL, from the coding sequence ATGAATTATGTAGCAATAGATTTTGAAACGGCGAACGGGTATCCAGGTGGAGCCTGTTCGGTCGCCCTGGCCCGCTTCGATGAGGAAGGGATGCTGCTGGATACCTACTATTCACTCATTCATCCCAAGCACCCCTATTTCGATCCGAGTATGACGGCAGTACACCAACTCAAGGATGAGGAGTGCCTTGGCGCCCCTGAGTTTGATATGGTTTGGCCGGCTATGCGGGAATTCATCGGCCGCGATCTCCTGGTTGCCCACAACGCTGTCTTCGATATGGGTGTTCTGAAGGGCTGCTTTGAGGTGTATGACTTGGAAGCAAGACAGATGCCCTATCTTTGTACGCTCACCATCGCCAAGAAAGTCTGGCCGAAGATGCTCAGCTATAAGCTTGCATATTTGGTGGATTATTACGGCATGGAGTATCAGGCGCACTATGCCCTCGATGATGCGATCATGTGCGGGAAAATGATGCACAAGCTCTGCTATGGGCACCTCAATGAGATGCTCGATCTCAGGCGCTTTTTGATCACCAAGGGCATTGAGCCGAAATTCATCGAGAACCAGCGAAAAGACGGAGATTTTTTCCTATAA
- a CDS encoding RNA methyltransferase yields MDQQSNLARIQIVLVDTQDGANIGSTCRAMKTMGITRLVLVGEREYDENRVRTLALHASDVWDNAKRFPTLKKALADSVLSVAATRRRGKFRKNSALSPAQLADTVMKTGEGLVSIVFGRESDGLTDDEVAECSQVVTIPTSDQFPSLNLSQAVQIVTFTLFDTIKTFPVQANPVTQDRCEQAALASCEALDGIGYFKLAQEKLWTFRFLRDVFVRAGLTESEIQKMEKVFVKMSRIKAHKETDDDVQVFL; encoded by the coding sequence ATGGACCAACAAAGCAATCTCGCCAGGATTCAAATTGTACTTGTGGACACGCAGGATGGGGCAAATATCGGCTCTACGTGTCGAGCCATGAAGACGATGGGCATCACTCGCCTGGTCCTTGTCGGGGAACGCGAGTACGACGAGAACCGTGTACGGACGCTCGCCCTCCATGCCAGCGATGTGTGGGACAATGCAAAGCGTTTTCCTACACTCAAGAAGGCACTTGCTGACAGCGTACTCTCGGTTGCGGCCACCCGCAGACGAGGCAAGTTCCGCAAAAACAGCGCGCTCAGCCCGGCCCAATTGGCCGATACCGTGATGAAAACGGGTGAAGGGTTGGTTTCCATCGTCTTCGGCCGGGAGTCGGATGGCTTGACCGACGATGAGGTTGCCGAGTGTTCACAGGTGGTGACCATCCCTACCAGCGACCAGTTTCCTTCCCTCAACCTTTCCCAAGCCGTACAGATTGTCACGTTCACACTCTTCGATACCATCAAGACGTTTCCTGTACAGGCAAACCCGGTGACCCAGGACAGGTGCGAGCAGGCCGCCCTCGCCTCGTGTGAGGCCCTCGATGGTATTGGATATTTCAAGCTGGCCCAGGAGAAGCTGTGGACTTTCAGGTTTCTCAGGGATGTGTTCGTGCGCGCCGGTCTGACCGAGAGCGAAATCCAGAAAATGGAGAAGGTTTTTGTAAAGATGTCCCGCATCAAGGCGCACAAGGAGACGGACGACGATGTTCAAGTCTTTCTTTGA
- a CDS encoding phosphatase PAP2 family protein yields the protein MQESIMLFFLNIANPILDFLANIASAVGEQTFVIAVILYIFYNYDKKKGFGLFTSVLFAVLGMGILKAVVRAPRPFQVLESIDGKRLETATGYSFPSGHTTTGAAFYTALALTFKKRPVSILCAVMMALVGLSRLYLGVHWPIDVFAGLLLGVTISFTVSRYLNALYDDKNKRIRLSLWIGSLSFAAGAITAILLNTGTIDEVAFTDLMKVFALGGGGYLGFALENKKVNFTVEEKRSKQIVRYVIGLVGILLFMGAKVIIPESLYAVGSFVRYTLVGLWATGLYPLIGKNLRLFAGSR from the coding sequence ATGCAAGAATCCATCATGTTGTTCTTTCTCAACATTGCAAACCCCATCCTTGATTTTCTGGCCAACATCGCCTCTGCAGTGGGCGAACAGACCTTCGTCATAGCAGTCATTCTCTACATCTTCTACAACTACGACAAGAAGAAAGGGTTCGGCCTCTTTACGTCGGTCCTGTTTGCCGTACTGGGCATGGGAATCCTCAAGGCGGTCGTCCGCGCACCACGACCTTTCCAGGTGCTCGAATCCATCGACGGCAAGCGCCTGGAGACAGCAACCGGCTACTCGTTCCCCAGCGGACATACCACTACCGGGGCGGCCTTCTATACCGCCCTTGCACTTACGTTCAAGAAACGGCCTGTCAGCATCCTCTGTGCAGTCATGATGGCCTTGGTCGGACTGAGCCGTCTCTACTTGGGAGTACACTGGCCCATCGATGTGTTTGCAGGGCTTTTGCTTGGTGTAACCATCAGCTTTACAGTGAGCCGTTATCTGAACGCTCTCTATGACGACAAGAACAAGCGCATCCGCCTCAGTTTGTGGATCGGCTCCCTTTCTTTTGCTGCAGGAGCCATTACGGCAATTCTGCTCAATACAGGGACCATCGATGAGGTCGCCTTCACCGACCTCATGAAAGTCTTCGCCCTCGGTGGCGGAGGTTACCTGGGCTTCGCCTTGGAGAATAAGAAGGTGAATTTCACTGTCGAGGAGAAGCGAAGCAAGCAGATCGTCCGTTACGTCATCGGGCTGGTCGGCATCCTGCTGTTCATGGGTGCCAAGGTGATCATCCCCGAATCACTGTATGCAGTCGGATCCTTCGTCCGCTATACGCTGGTAGGACTTTGGGCGACAGGACTATATCCGCTTATAGGAAAAAATCTCCGTCTTTTCGCTGGTTCTCGATGA
- a CDS encoding serine dehydratase subunit alpha family protein: MDTYLKVLQKEMRPAMGCTEPAASALAGAKAAQLLDGRPTSLEVVTSRDMVKNAMGVGLPNCSLKGIQAAVALGASGGDVDKGLSILSELSDEQIQHASSMPVSLAIDSEVPSLYIKVVAKNEGGTSVAVISGEHDRFSYLEQHGQVLLSLAVDACGSSLQEEDEQFMGGSSLSDLLAWVQQAPQEALTLVLEAKDTNMAIAQHALEHSYGLSVGRIAAEPIGKKPSSLSEAFSLASAMAAAASDARMAGCPLPVIINSGSGNQGITLTVPLAVVGSYLACSEEKLARALLLSQLVGLALTAKKNRLSALCGAFTAAIGTACGLVYLLDGTLVEMDRAFNTMVGNLTGIICDGAKMTCALKIYSCVEAANLACKLAFRGMSPGNESGIVGKTSKESMDFLSRISHEGMEETDKTILSIMLGKQA; encoded by the coding sequence ATGGATACTTACCTGAAGGTACTACAAAAAGAGATGCGCCCTGCAATGGGGTGCACTGAGCCTGCCGCCTCAGCCCTCGCCGGGGCCAAGGCCGCTCAGTTGTTGGATGGCCGGCCCACTTCCCTGGAGGTTGTAACCAGCAGGGATATGGTGAAGAACGCCATGGGTGTGGGTCTGCCGAATTGCTCGCTCAAGGGGATTCAGGCAGCGGTAGCCCTTGGTGCGTCAGGCGGTGATGTTGATAAGGGCTTGAGTATTCTCAGCGAATTGAGCGATGAGCAGATTCAGCATGCGAGTTCCATGCCGGTTTCCCTTGCCATCGATTCCGAAGTTCCTTCGCTATACATCAAAGTGGTTGCCAAGAATGAAGGCGGCACTTCTGTCGCTGTCATCAGTGGTGAGCATGACCGTTTCAGCTACCTCGAGCAACATGGGCAGGTACTGCTCAGTTTGGCTGTTGATGCCTGCGGTTCCTCCCTGCAAGAGGAGGATGAACAGTTTATGGGCGGCAGTTCCTTGTCCGACCTGCTTGCTTGGGTGCAGCAGGCACCGCAGGAAGCTCTGACGTTGGTCCTTGAAGCCAAAGATACCAATATGGCTATTGCTCAGCATGCCTTGGAGCACTCCTACGGTCTGTCTGTAGGCAGAATCGCAGCCGAGCCTATCGGTAAAAAACCTTCCAGCCTATCCGAGGCTTTCAGCCTCGCTTCGGCCATGGCGGCAGCGGCCAGTGATGCAAGAATGGCAGGCTGTCCGCTTCCTGTAATCATCAACAGCGGCAGCGGCAACCAAGGCATCACCTTGACAGTACCCCTTGCTGTGGTTGGATCCTATTTGGCATGCAGTGAAGAGAAACTGGCCAGAGCCCTGCTGCTCAGTCAACTGGTAGGTCTCGCCCTGACTGCAAAGAAGAATCGGCTCAGTGCCTTGTGCGGCGCCTTTACGGCAGCCATAGGTACGGCATGCGGGCTTGTGTACCTGCTCGATGGGACCCTTGTTGAGATGGACAGGGCGTTCAATACCATGGTGGGCAACCTGACCGGTATTATTTGTGATGGGGCGAAGATGACCTGCGCCTTGAAGATTTATAGCTGCGTCGAGGCAGCGAACCTGGCCTGCAAACTTGCTTTCAGGGGTATGTCTCCAGGAAATGAGAGCGGCATTGTCGGCAAGACAAGCAAAGAGAGTATGGATTTCCTTTCGAGAATCAGCCATGAAGGGATGGAGGAGACGGATAAAACGATTCTTTCCATCATGTTGGGAAAACAAGCATGA
- a CDS encoding DNA repair protein: MNGFPSLTEEEAASYLWPAFTLDEASLHEFRSRILAFYELHGRRFIWRETTDPYRILLSEVMLQQTQTSRVLPKYELFLTLWPTFADLAAGSLDALLYHWKGLGYNRRALNLRKSAKMTEAWGWTIPDDPALIATLPGVGKATAAALLAFCYQKKSIYLETNIRRVLLTCFFPHQEAVKDRQLEELLGLLAEGVTDMKSWYYALMDYGVLLKQLLPNANVRSAHYTKQSAFENSNRQIRGQLIHLLSDTGAKEKDHIIALLSSFDEERIHACLQQLQNEGFVQEQEGVYRIAKD; encoded by the coding sequence ATGAACGGCTTTCCTTCCTTGACAGAAGAGGAGGCGGCTTCGTATCTGTGGCCCGCCTTTACCCTCGACGAAGCCTCGTTGCATGAGTTTCGCTCGCGCATCCTTGCATTCTATGAGTTGCACGGTCGTCGCTTCATCTGGCGGGAAACCACGGATCCTTACCGCATCTTGCTCTCCGAGGTGATGCTTCAACAAACCCAAACTTCGCGAGTCCTCCCCAAGTATGAGTTGTTTCTCACGCTTTGGCCCACCTTCGCTGATTTGGCGGCCGGTTCGCTCGATGCATTGCTCTATCACTGGAAGGGACTCGGGTACAACCGAAGGGCATTGAATCTGAGAAAGAGTGCCAAAATGACCGAGGCCTGGGGCTGGACCATTCCCGACGATCCTGCCTTGATCGCGACCCTGCCGGGTGTGGGAAAAGCAACAGCCGCTGCATTGCTTGCATTCTGCTACCAAAAGAAGTCCATCTATCTGGAAACCAATATCCGCAGGGTCCTGCTTACCTGCTTCTTCCCGCACCAGGAGGCGGTGAAGGACCGACAGCTTGAAGAGCTGCTTGGCCTGCTGGCTGAGGGAGTGACGGATATGAAGAGCTGGTACTATGCCCTGATGGACTACGGGGTGCTGCTCAAGCAACTGCTTCCAAATGCCAATGTACGCAGCGCCCACTATACAAAACAGAGCGCCTTCGAGAATTCAAACCGCCAGATCCGCGGGCAGTTGATCCATCTGCTCTCCGACACCGGGGCGAAAGAGAAGGATCACATTATCGCTTTGCTCTCTTCGTTTGATGAGGAGCGCATTCATGCCTGTCTTCAGCAACTGCAGAACGAAGGATTTGTGCAGGAACAAGAGGGTGTATACCGTATTGCTAAGGATTAG
- a CDS encoding ImmA/IrrE family metallo-endopeptidase: MKPKILKNNHDYEMALKHIAFLMDAPESAEINEEIELFTSLISFYEEKTFPVDLPDPINAILFVMEQRSLTRKDLIPILGSQGKVSEILNRKRPLSLSMIRKLHEALHIPAEILLKDSQRNQIPEKRFEYDNFPVPAMFALGYFPNYHSISQVKEYFEEAMSTLFSQFDGKDTQPMYSRQSKESLNPDTLLAWQAHILRKISTDEIDAFSLEALTSSFFEELLSFSMYSKGPLLVKDYLQSYGIHFVIEPHLPKTYIDGAAFKSHDGKPIVALSLRYDRVDNFWFTLLHELVHVKEHLYSGPDDRVFFDDTSSSSEECESQLEQEANQFAREYLIPSTLIDCDELGDSSVWSASRILATSKELRRSPAILAGCIRYETGNYAIYSDMLGSGGLKHLFQ, encoded by the coding sequence ATGAAACCAAAAATCTTAAAGAATAATCATGATTATGAAATGGCACTTAAGCATATAGCATTTCTGATGGATGCCCCTGAATCGGCAGAAATCAATGAAGAGATTGAGTTGTTCACTTCATTGATCTCGTTCTATGAGGAGAAGACTTTCCCTGTTGATCTCCCAGACCCGATTAATGCGATCCTGTTTGTAATGGAACAGAGAAGTCTCACAAGAAAAGATCTTATTCCTATTCTTGGAAGTCAGGGAAAAGTATCAGAAATCTTGAATAGAAAACGGCCTCTTAGTCTATCCATGATCAGAAAGCTACATGAAGCATTGCATATACCAGCAGAAATTCTTCTCAAGGATTCACAGCGAAACCAGATTCCTGAAAAACGATTTGAATATGATAACTTTCCAGTTCCTGCTATGTTTGCGTTAGGGTATTTCCCAAATTACCATTCGATTTCTCAAGTTAAAGAATACTTTGAGGAAGCAATGTCCACCTTGTTCAGTCAATTTGATGGCAAAGATACCCAGCCGATGTATTCTAGGCAATCAAAAGAAAGCTTAAATCCAGATACTTTATTGGCATGGCAGGCACATATCCTGAGGAAGATCTCCACAGATGAGATTGATGCATTTTCATTGGAGGCTCTTACTAGCTCATTCTTCGAGGAATTGCTTTCATTCAGTATGTATTCCAAAGGTCCGTTATTAGTGAAAGACTACCTTCAATCGTATGGAATTCATTTTGTGATAGAGCCGCATCTCCCTAAGACATATATAGATGGTGCAGCATTTAAATCTCATGATGGCAAACCTATAGTTGCTCTTTCTTTACGATATGATCGAGTTGACAACTTCTGGTTTACACTCTTGCATGAGTTGGTTCATGTCAAAGAACATCTCTATAGCGGGCCGGATGACAGAGTCTTTTTTGACGACACCTCATCCAGCTCTGAGGAATGTGAATCGCAACTGGAACAAGAAGCAAATCAATTTGCCAGGGAGTATTTAATCCCATCAACGCTCATAGATTGTGATGAATTGGGAGATTCCTCTGTTTGGTCTGCATCCAGAATACTTGCAACATCAAAAGAGCTTAGACGTTCTCCTGCGATACTTGCAGGTTGCATACGATATGAAACCGGAAACTATGCTATTTACTCTGATATGTTGGGCTCTGGAGGTCTGAAACACCTTTTTCAGTGA
- the mnmA gene encoding tRNA 2-thiouridine(34) synthase MnmA, with the protein MKVLVGMSGGIDSSVAAYLLKQQGHEVMGVTMTIWNKRSHLSRPLNSTSCFAPDKTEDIRAIKKICEKIGIEHQVLELSDLFEEIVLSNFKAEYMDGRTPNPCVWCNAKIKFGAMVEYAMQSGLVFDRFATGHYARIVEQNGRYAVAKAVDLKKDQSYFLYRLNQEQLARTLFPLGGMTKEDVRKIDVAQGFHKVYQEESQDFYDGDYTDLLDISARQGNIVTKQGEVLGRHEGIWHYTIGQRKGLGIAAPRPLYVLELRADTNEVVVGFVEDTLQSTVTASDVVWSKVSSLEGEVVVQAKIRSTGYATEAKARQNDDGTITAIFSDEVKAATVGQSLVLYDGSTILCGGIIVQAC; encoded by the coding sequence ATGAAGGTACTGGTAGGCATGAGCGGAGGGATCGACTCTTCAGTCGCAGCTTACTTATTGAAACAGCAGGGCCACGAGGTGATGGGCGTTACGATGACCATATGGAATAAACGTTCCCATTTGTCACGTCCGTTGAACTCCACCAGCTGCTTTGCTCCGGATAAAACCGAGGACATTCGAGCCATCAAGAAGATATGTGAGAAAATCGGGATCGAGCATCAGGTGCTCGAACTCAGTGATCTCTTTGAAGAAATAGTGCTGTCCAATTTCAAGGCGGAGTACATGGATGGAAGGACACCCAATCCCTGTGTCTGGTGCAATGCAAAGATCAAGTTTGGAGCAATGGTCGAGTATGCCATGCAAAGCGGCCTTGTCTTTGATAGGTTCGCCACCGGTCACTATGCCAGGATTGTCGAACAAAACGGCCGGTATGCAGTCGCAAAGGCAGTGGATTTGAAGAAGGACCAATCGTACTTTCTCTATCGCCTCAACCAAGAGCAACTTGCCAGAACCCTTTTCCCCCTCGGTGGAATGACCAAGGAAGACGTGCGCAAGATCGACGTCGCCCAAGGGTTTCACAAGGTGTACCAAGAGGAGAGCCAGGATTTCTATGATGGCGATTACACCGACTTGCTGGATATCTCAGCCCGTCAAGGAAACATTGTCACCAAGCAGGGCGAGGTGCTGGGCCGCCATGAAGGCATCTGGCATTACACCATCGGCCAACGTAAAGGTTTGGGTATTGCAGCACCAAGGCCGCTCTACGTGCTTGAATTGAGAGCCGATACCAACGAGGTTGTGGTAGGCTTTGTTGAGGATACCCTGCAGAGTACCGTAACCGCATCTGATGTTGTCTGGTCAAAGGTTTCCTCGCTGGAAGGCGAGGTTGTGGTACAGGCAAAAATCCGCTCCACCGGCTATGCAACCGAAGCCAAAGCCCGTCAGAATGACGACGGGACCATCACGGCAATCTTCAGCGATGAAGTGAAAGCCGCCACCGTCGGTCAGTCGCTGGTGCTGTATGACGGAAGCACGATACTCTGTGGAGGCATCATCGTTCAAGCCTGTTGA
- a CDS encoding type II toxin-antitoxin system HigB family toxin, which yields MLEAIRLHMHVIGIDSMVRKFFTMKDCRGDTTEWNVQNVGAGPYKNIPKREISILIISEKGLYYMHVISRRCLIEFGTCHPNVKEELDTWFYMMEKNEYPSPISIKQVFGSADIIAGDRVIFNIKGNSYRIIVKVKYSTQTMFIRFIGTHAEYSKVHAETI from the coding sequence ATGCTTGAAGCAATTCGCTTACATATGCATGTAATAGGTATAGATAGTATGGTACGGAAGTTTTTTACCATGAAAGACTGCCGTGGTGATACTACTGAATGGAATGTTCAGAATGTTGGAGCTGGTCCATATAAAAATATCCCTAAAAGGGAAATTTCTATATTGATTATTTCCGAAAAGGGATTATACTATATGCATGTGATATCAAGAAGGTGTTTGATTGAGTTTGGGACTTGTCACCCAAATGTTAAAGAAGAACTGGATACTTGGTTTTATATGATGGAAAAGAATGAATATCCTAGTCCCATATCCATCAAACAGGTATTTGGTTCAGCAGACATTATTGCTGGAGACAGAGTAATATTCAACATCAAGGGTAATTCATATCGGATCATAGTGAAGGTAAAATATTCCACACAAACTATGTTTATCAGGTTTATCGGAACGCATGCAGAGTACAGTAAAGTACATGCGGAGACAATATAA